The Kitasatospora herbaricolor genome segment CGGCGACCTGTTCGGCGCGATGAAGCCCCCGCCCTACCGGGCCCCGCACTCCGTCGACGTCACCACGGCCGGCACGTTCGGCATGAGCGCCGACGGACGCGACCTCACGTTCTCCCTCGCCGAGCTGATGGGCGAGGTGATCGCCCGCTCCGGCGGCGGCAAGAGCACGATCATCCGGGCACTGCTCGACTGGACCACCGCCGCCCACAACGCGGTCACCGTCTTCCTCGACCCCAGCGGCGACGGGCCGGGGAAGTTCACCGACGCGGTCAAGCTCACCAGCACGAGCCCGATCCAGATCGAGTTCGCCCTGCTCTCCCTCTACCGGCTCGCCGCCGGCCGCGCCCGCACCCGCCGCAAGCTCGGCATGGGCGACACCTGGACATGCACCCGCGAGCATCCGGCGATCTTCGTCTTCGTCGACGAGTTCCCCAAGCTCACCAAGCGCAGCAAGCAGATCATCGCCGAGCTGCAGCTGGTCGGCCGCAAGGAAGGCGTCTGGCTGATCTTCGCCGCGCAGGGCGCCACAAGTCAGCTGCTCGGCTCCAACATCGCCCAGCAGCCCGCGCTCAAGATCATGGGAGCGTGCCGGGACGTCGACACCACCCAAGCTCTCGGCGGCGGCGCGATCGACTGGGGCTACCTTCCGCACCGGCTCCAGCCCAAGTCCGGCGGCAGTCTCAACGACTGCGCCAAGAGCTACGTGGTCGGCGCGCCGGGTCTGTCCGAGGACCCGATGCTCCACAAGTGGCACTACATCCCCGACGACGAGGGCGGCCGCCGCGCCGCCGAGCGCCTCGCCGCCGGCCTGGTCGACATCGACCAGGCGTCGATCGACGCCGCCCTCAAGGCACCGAACCCGCCGGGCCTCAAGTTCGCCGACGAGGACGAGTACCTCCGCTACGTTCCGTGGCCGGAACTGCTGGCGATGTGCGCCGAGGACGACGACGAGTCCGGCCCGCAGGACACCGGCACGGCGGCGATCCCGCCGATCCTGGCAAAGATCAGGGCAGCGTTCGAGGCCGCCGGCGACCCGGACTTCCTGTTCACCGATCAGGTCCTGGAGCACCTCGCCACCACCGGCGCCGAGTGGCGCCAGTGGGACGACCGAGAGCCCGCCGACCGACGCCGCGAGGCCGTGAAGAAGATCGGCCGGGACCTCAAGAAGGCCGGCGTCGAGAACCTCAAGACGGACCGCCGCAAGGACCTCGACATGGACAACACGCCCTCCGGCTACTGGCTGCGGGACGTCGAGACGGCCATCACCAGCCTGACCGACTGACGACACACAGTCACCCAGGGGCGATCCGCCCTGATCTGTCTGGTGATCCGCCGCCGATCCGCCCGGCATCCGCCCTGATCCGCCGCAGCGGCGGATCAGGGCGGATGCCGGGCGGATCACCAGACAGATCGTGACCTGCGAAGACGGATCAGGCGGATCAGATCCGAACACCCCCCTCCCAGTCCCGAAAACGGGCCCCGGACGCCCTCCGGGGCCCCTCTCATGCCCCGGTCGCCGAACAGGCCGACCGCGCAGCCCCCTACCCCGCTCAGAAATCACACACCGTCACTACCGCACAGAGCGGAGACCCCCGATGAGCCCGACCAGGACGACGTCCAACCGGCGCCCCGCAGCGCCCCGCAAGCCCGCCCCGGACAAGCCGTCCACCCCCCGCAAAACGGTCGCCGCCCCCGAGAGCATCACCGCGGCCCAGACCCCGGCGACCGAGCCGGCCCGGTCAGCAGCCGATCCGATCCTGGCCGACGCCCGCGACCGCGCCGCCGACGTCCTGGCCCTCGCCGAGGACCAGGCGCTCGCCGTGCTGCACCGCGCAGCCGACAGCGCTGGCCGCGAGCTGGCCACCGCCGGGCAGTGGGCTGAGGAGGCCGAGCAGCTGCGCGCGCACGCCGCCGCTGAGGCCGAGACCGTCACGCAGCGTGCCGATCGGGCGGTCCGGCAGATCCTCGACCTGGCCAACGACCAGGCCGACCTGATCCTCCAGAACGCCCGGGAACAGCGCGAGGAGGCCAACGCTGATGCCCACGCCCAGGTGGACCGGCTGCTGGAGGAGGCCACCGAGCGGGCCGGGGCGCTGCTGGCCGACGCGGAGCAGCGCGCCGCCGCCGTCCGCACCCGGGCCCAGGAGGAGGCGGACCGGATCCTCGCCGGCGCCGAGCAGCGGGCCCAGGCCGTTGCGGCCGGAATCACGGAGGCGGCCGAGGTGCAGGCCGCCAAGGTGCTCGGCGAGGCCGAGCGCGAGGCCGGCCGGAGCCGCGGCCGGGCGGCGGCCGACTTCGCCGACGTCCAGGACCAGGTCGCCGGGGCCCGCGAGGAGCTGGAGCGCACCCGGGACCGGACCGCCAGCGGCCGTGCCCAGGCCGAGCAGGACCTGACGAGTGCGCGGGAGCTCGCCGCGACCGTCCAGCGCGACGCCGCCGCGGCGGCCGGCCGCACCCTGACCGAGGCCGCGGCCGAGGCCGAGGAGATCCGCAGCCAGGCCGCCGCCACCGCCCGCCGGATCGTCAAGGCGGCCGAGGAGCAGGCCGAGGAGATGCGCCAGGAGGCCGAGGCGACGGCCGGTCGCGTCACCGAGGCCGCCCGCGCCGAGGCCGACACGGTCCGCGAGAACACCGACGCCGAGACCCGCCGGCTGCTGGAGGAGGCCGAGGCCGAGGCGCAGGAGCTCCGCGAGGAAGGCGCCCAGCAGGCCGCCGACCTGCGCGAACGCGGCCAGCAGGCCGTGCAGCGGCTGCGCGACGACGCCCAGGGGGCCATCAAGGAGGCCAGGCAGGCCACCGGCGAGCAGCTGCGCCAGGCCAGCTCCGCCCGGGGCAAGGCCGAGGCCGACGCCCAGCGACTCCTCAACACCGCCCGGCGGGAAGCCGAGCAGGTCACCGCCGACGCACTCGCCGAGCTCGCCGAGACCCAGCAGCACGTCGCCGAGCTGCGCACCGAGCAGCAGCAGCTGGAGCAGAAGTGGGCCGACCGGAACAAGGGCCTGGTCCGCCAGGCCTGGCGCCGGTGGGAGGCCAACATTCCGAAGCTGCTGCCGAAGGTCGCGCTCTGGGCGGGCGTCGCCTACACCGCCGCCGGTGAGCACCACCTCGCGGTGATGGCCGGCATCGACTCGTGGCTGGCGTGGCTGTTCCCCGTCGCGGTGGACGTGTGGGTGGTCGCCGCCACCCGCGCCCACGCCAAGGCCGCCACCGAGGAGGAACGCAAGCGGATCACCTGGGAGGTCGTCACCGCCTTGGTGGTGATGATGGCCTGCCAGATCGCCGCGCTGCTCGCCGAACTGCACATCTTCGGCGTCGAACCGCATAACGGAGAGTGGCGGGTGAAATGGGGCCTCGCCGTCCCGCTCGCCATGGTGGTCCCGGTGGTCATCTGGCGCGTGCATGCGCTCATGGGCCACGGTCCCTCCGCTCACGCCGCCCCCGCCGCGCACACGGACGCGAACGCCGCGCCCGCCGAGAGCACCGGCGGCGCACACGACGACCACCCCCCGCGCCCGCCGCACGGCGGCCAGCCGCTGCCCACCGCTCACGGCATCCTGCTCCCCGCGCAGGGCACACCCACCGAGCGCTCACATGAGCGCGAGATCACCGCAGGTCGCGGAACGAATGGCGCTCACCGCGCACTCCCGCCCGCGCACCCGCAGAGCGCCGACGCTCACCCCACCTCGGCACTGACCGGCGCCGCGCTCATGTACGCCCGCAAGGCGCTCGTCCGCCCGCTGTACGACGCTCTCGGCCGCCGCCCGCGCGTCGCGGAGATCCACGCCGCGCTCACCGCCAACGGCCTGCTGAGCGGCGACGAGAAGCAGACGCGCTCGACCTGCCAGCGCGTGCGCGACGCGGTCGAGGACGCCGAGCCCGCGCTCAGGCCCGCCGTGCGCTCTGCGTAACCGAGCGCCCAACGAAACGGCCTCCGGGATGAAAGAGACACCCCGGAGGCCAGAGGCACCCGAAGGCGCCCACGGGGCCGACCTCGCCGAAGGCCCCGCCCCCATCCTCCCGCACCACCAACCGCACACCGAACCCCGTCCCGGAAGGAACCCACCGCCCGTGTTCGCCATCGAGCGTGACGTCCAGATCGCCGCCCTGCGCGAGGTCCACCACGAACGCAGCCGGACGTTGGCCAACGTCCCGGCCGGCTCCCGCTCCCACGCTCGCCTGCTCGCCGAGTGCGAGTCGATCAGCGACGAGATCGACCGCCTCAAGCGCTGCATCAACGTCCCGCGCTCCGCCGTCGCGGCTATCCCCGTGATACTCGCCGTCCTGGTCCTCGCCCTCATCAGCTGACCGGCCGACCGGCCCCGCCCCCGGCCCGCACCGCCCGCCCCGCAATCCAGCGAGGCGGGCGGCACGACTTCCGGGGACAGGGACCGGCCGCCCGGCCGACACACCGCACCGACGAGAGGTACCCGTGAACCTCACCTACCACCCCGGGACCGTGGTTGTTCTGGTCGGCGTCTCCGGCGCCGGCAAGTCCACATTCGCCGCCCGCCGCTGGCCCGCCATCTGGCGCCTGAGCCTGGACGACTACCGCCAGATGGCCACCGACTCCATGGCCGACCAGTCCGCCACCCCGGTCGCCGCCGAAATCCAGAACCTGCTCCTGGATGCCCGCCTCGCCAGGAACCTCACCACCGTGATCGACAGCACCGCGCTTCTCCCGCACGTACGCGCCGGCCTGCTGGCCCGCGCCCGCTACTGGCAGCGCCCGGCCGCAGCCGTGCTGTTCAACCTGCCGCTCGACCTGTGCCGGCGCCAGAACAGCTCCCGCGAGCGCGTCGTGCCCGACCACGTCCTGCGCGAGCAGCACCGCCACCTGCCCACCGCCGAACAACTGCTCGCTGAAGGATTCGCCCACGTCGACCGCATCGCCGCAGCCTCCCCCGCCTACCTGGAGCCGGCCCACATCCGCTGACCGAAGGAGCTGCGAGCGTGCGCGCAACCGACCTCGACCCCACCGGCGAACACCACGGCGGCCTGCCCACCTACCCGTGGCGATTCCACCCCGACCCGGACCTGATGACCCGCCGCCAACTGCGCGCCGTGGGCCTTCGGCCCGGCGGCCAAGAACCGGCCGCCCAGGTGACCTGGCGAAACGGCCTCCGGTTCGGGTACCTGTTCCGCCGCTCCCTCGCCCTGCCGGTCCGCCCGATGACGGCGGCCCGCTGGCGCGCCCACCAGCGGATGATGCTCGCCCGCCGCACGTGCCCGTTGTGCCGCGCCGTCGGCGAGTACTGCATCCCGACCTCGCTCGGCTGCTGCCTGGACTGCGCCGACGGCCTCGCCCTGACCGAGCTGGAGCAGCTGCTGACCCTCGCCCGCACCACTGCGGCCTGAACCACCGAGCGGACCGCCGATGCCGGCCCCGGACCCGACCGCACCCAGCGGCCGGCCACCG includes the following:
- a CDS encoding RRQRL motif-containing zinc-binding protein — its product is MRATDLDPTGEHHGGLPTYPWRFHPDPDLMTRRQLRAVGLRPGGQEPAAQVTWRNGLRFGYLFRRSLALPVRPMTAARWRAHQRMMLARRTCPLCRAVGEYCIPTSLGCCLDCADGLALTELEQLLTLARTTAA
- a CDS encoding AAA family ATPase, translating into MNLTYHPGTVVVLVGVSGAGKSTFAARRWPAIWRLSLDDYRQMATDSMADQSATPVAAEIQNLLLDARLARNLTTVIDSTALLPHVRAGLLARARYWQRPAAAVLFNLPLDLCRRQNSSRERVVPDHVLREQHRHLPTAEQLLAEGFAHVDRIAAASPAYLEPAHIR
- a CDS encoding DUF2637 domain-containing protein, which codes for MSPTRTTSNRRPAAPRKPAPDKPSTPRKTVAAPESITAAQTPATEPARSAADPILADARDRAADVLALAEDQALAVLHRAADSAGRELATAGQWAEEAEQLRAHAAAEAETVTQRADRAVRQILDLANDQADLILQNAREQREEANADAHAQVDRLLEEATERAGALLADAEQRAAAVRTRAQEEADRILAGAEQRAQAVAAGITEAAEVQAAKVLGEAEREAGRSRGRAAADFADVQDQVAGAREELERTRDRTASGRAQAEQDLTSARELAATVQRDAAAAAGRTLTEAAAEAEEIRSQAAATARRIVKAAEEQAEEMRQEAEATAGRVTEAARAEADTVRENTDAETRRLLEEAEAEAQELREEGAQQAADLRERGQQAVQRLRDDAQGAIKEARQATGEQLRQASSARGKAEADAQRLLNTARREAEQVTADALAELAETQQHVAELRTEQQQLEQKWADRNKGLVRQAWRRWEANIPKLLPKVALWAGVAYTAAGEHHLAVMAGIDSWLAWLFPVAVDVWVVAATRAHAKAATEEERKRITWEVVTALVVMMACQIAALLAELHIFGVEPHNGEWRVKWGLAVPLAMVVPVVIWRVHALMGHGPSAHAAPAAHTDANAAPAESTGGAHDDHPPRPPHGGQPLPTAHGILLPAQGTPTERSHEREITAGRGTNGAHRALPPAHPQSADAHPTSALTGAALMYARKALVRPLYDALGRRPRVAEIHAALTANGLLSGDEKQTRSTCQRVRDAVEDAEPALRPAVRSA